A region of Staphylococcus sp. IVB6181 DNA encodes the following proteins:
- the pmtD gene encoding phenol-soluble modulin export ABC transporter permease subunit PmtD: MNLFQLVKHDIISILRSPLTYLAFVLTLLPIIGMTALVNQQMKKVDGDVILAMGSWFFSIVGLLFVIKTITRDISQGTIQLYLNKVSSRIKYFIAKTLSIAFIAVFITVILDVLVLIIQAVTKGPDVKDEKLIEILWFYLVFLLFFGLLLFLVALIVPKPALIYALGIFLVLIVPFAEPFLPMIPKIGDDIQKSLKYIPFSYLTSKTTSGKYTFSNWQWFISAASIVIFFIANTFYISKKDI; this comes from the coding sequence GTGAATCTATTTCAATTAGTCAAACATGATATTATCAGTATTCTAAGAAGTCCATTAACTTATTTAGCATTCGTGTTAACACTGCTTCCGATTATCGGTATGACAGCGTTAGTCAATCAGCAAATGAAAAAAGTAGACGGTGATGTCATCTTAGCGATGGGAAGCTGGTTCTTCTCAATTGTAGGTTTGCTCTTTGTAATTAAAACAATTACAAGAGATATCTCTCAAGGAACGATTCAACTCTACTTAAATAAAGTCAGCAGCCGTATTAAATATTTTATTGCAAAAACATTATCAATCGCATTTATCGCTGTTTTTATCACAGTAATTTTGGACGTATTAGTATTAATTATCCAAGCCGTAACAAAAGGACCGGATGTGAAAGATGAGAAGCTGATTGAGATCTTATGGTTCTACTTGGTGTTCTTATTGTTCTTTGGATTATTGCTTTTCTTAGTCGCATTAATTGTGCCGAAACCAGCATTGATTTACGCTTTAGGTATTTTCTTAGTATTGATTGTACCTTTTGCGGAACCGTTCTTGCCGATGATTCCTAAAATCGGCGATGACATTCAAAAATCATTGAAGTATATTCCATTCAGTTACCTGACAAGCAAGACGACATCAGGGAAATATACTTTCAGCAACTGGCAATGGTTCATTTCAGCAGCTTCCATCGTTATTTTCTTTATAGCGAATACATTCTATATCTCTAAAAAAGATATTTAG
- a CDS encoding thioredoxin family protein → MAKLETYYKDSQDLDTYISQMKENKEGLLKIYEDFKVPENDTRIDQIKQKNYDKVLVISEDWCGDAMMNVAILKHISELLNLEVHVFHRDQDTDLIDRYLTNGKSRSIPIFIFLNDKFEQENVWGPRAKAAQVFVEKTRSKLLPEKDAPDYDEAVQHSHVVISNRFKTDSNLWKEVYDSIIDKLLNP, encoded by the coding sequence ATGGCAAAATTAGAAACATATTATAAAGACAGCCAAGATCTAGATACTTACATCTCACAAATGAAAGAGAATAAAGAAGGCTTGCTTAAAATCTATGAAGATTTTAAAGTGCCTGAAAATGATACACGCATTGATCAGATTAAGCAGAAAAATTATGATAAAGTGCTTGTGATTTCTGAAGACTGGTGTGGGGATGCCATGATGAACGTTGCAATTCTCAAGCATATCAGCGAATTGCTTAATCTAGAAGTTCATGTCTTCCATAGAGATCAAGATACAGATTTGATTGATCGTTACTTAACAAACGGTAAATCTCGTTCGATTCCGATTTTCATCTTTTTAAATGATAAGTTCGAACAAGAAAACGTTTGGGGTCCGCGTGCTAAAGCAGCACAAGTCTTTGTGGAAAAGACAAGAAGCAAATTATTACCAGAAAAAGATGCACCTGATTATGATGAAGCCGTACAACATTCGCATGTTGTTATCAGCAACCGCTTCAAAACAGACTCTAACTTATGGAAAGAAGTATATGATTCCATTATCGACAAATTATTAAACCCGTAA
- a CDS encoding HAAS signaling domain-containing protein, with the protein MNKITFLNDLESELRWLPRHEQDKIMYEYEDIFYEGEREGRSEVEILKGMESPKKIAKEIYAQKAIKNAEYAPNAQNVTKAVLATLGIGILTLVIILIPLLFVVMFMVILLLASLVLLLSPVIMLSANILSGFTHFIFSDFLFAFGYSGLGIIFIVLIFKLAEVIYKLILKYLRWNLKLIRGSINS; encoded by the coding sequence GTGAACAAAATTACATTTTTAAATGATTTAGAAAGTGAACTGAGATGGTTGCCTAGACATGAACAAGATAAAATCATGTATGAGTATGAAGATATCTTTTATGAAGGTGAAAGGGAAGGCCGTTCTGAAGTTGAAATTTTAAAAGGAATGGAAAGCCCAAAGAAAATTGCTAAAGAAATATATGCACAAAAAGCAATTAAAAATGCGGAATATGCGCCGAATGCGCAAAACGTCACAAAAGCAGTACTGGCGACGCTCGGCATAGGCATCTTAACGTTAGTGATCATTTTGATTCCATTGCTGTTTGTAGTGATGTTTATGGTGATACTGCTGTTAGCCTCGCTGGTCTTGCTGCTGTCGCCTGTGATTATGCTGAGTGCTAATATCTTAAGCGGCTTTACGCATTTTATCTTCAGCGACTTTTTATTCGCTTTTGGTTATTCAGGATTAGGCATTATATTTATCGTCTTAATCTTCAAATTAGCTGAAGTGATTTATAAATTGATATTGAAGTACTTGCGTTGGAACTTGAAATTGATTAGAGGGAGCATAAATTCATGA
- a CDS encoding DUF4097 domain-containing protein, translated as MKKLLLIGMIVFIAFFSMGTLVWFVHDRSNLPQENVKKTFHNESIRDISISGNRSDIKIVQGNELKLNYKGQRPINYSEHNNILKISEDKQNDFAPNINPFKKTRQKMIIEVPKKQLNDINISTDIGRIEIDNIHSATTTIWNNVSDVAIKRSTLEDVEMKSDSSNLTFEDSKIKNGYFKINSGSVLGKHALVKESVFILGQGSITFEKMANACDLKASTKRGNITLSYEKPPQNTLLKLNPAEGEKIVSNPHFKNDKVGNGENVLEFYTNKGNIKIE; from the coding sequence ATGAAGAAATTATTATTAATTGGAATGATTGTATTTATAGCCTTCTTTTCGATGGGGACGTTAGTATGGTTCGTACATGATCGCAGTAATTTACCGCAAGAAAATGTTAAAAAGACATTTCATAATGAAAGTATCCGAGATATTTCTATCAGCGGTAATCGTTCAGATATAAAGATAGTCCAAGGGAATGAGCTGAAATTAAATTATAAAGGACAGCGTCCGATTAATTACTCTGAACATAATAACATTCTGAAAATATCAGAAGACAAACAAAATGATTTTGCACCGAACATCAATCCTTTTAAGAAAACTAGGCAGAAAATGATCATCGAAGTACCGAAGAAACAATTAAATGATATTAATATTTCAACTGATATCGGCAGAATCGAAATTGATAATATTCATTCAGCAACGACAACCATTTGGAACAACGTTTCAGATGTTGCTATCAAACGTTCAACTTTAGAAGATGTTGAAATGAAATCAGACAGCAGTAATTTAACTTTTGAAGACAGCAAAATTAAAAACGGTTATTTCAAAATTAATTCCGGCAGTGTTTTAGGCAAACATGCATTAGTGAAGGAGAGCGTGTTTATTTTAGGACAAGGCAGTATTACATTTGAAAAAATGGCCAATGCTTGTGACTTAAAAGCCTCTACGAAGAGAGGGAATATCACATTATCTTATGAAAAACCGCCTCAAAACACATTGTTGAAATTAAATCCTGCAGAGGGTGAAAAGATTGTTTCGAATCCGCATTTCAAAAATGATAAAGTCGGAAACGGAGAGAATGTGTTAGAGTTTTATACCAATAAGGGCAATATCAAAATTGAATAA
- a CDS encoding C45 family autoproteolytic acyltransferase/hydolase yields MQKVQSDIMTFKGSHYDLGVETGKWMQSTRLMQNREKEWKKRLPRFDIDINATHDIFNLYAPQIWEELMGMRELLELPMRQIVFNFAHYRFTPNKKDSGCTVFLGDNYLVRNYDYHPATYDGRYLLYEPNDGGLAQIGPTSRITGRMDGLNSAGLAMGYNFMHRKHPQDGFVCYMIGRLILELCKDTDEAIRLLKEIPHRSSFSYIVMDKNNQHAIIEVTPRGLDIRYDRTCTNHFKLLTHENRNYTKESKERLARTLKQTDIHMDKMKALELFNDPKYDIYSKLFGSWSGTIHTSMYEPDQMKAWIALGENGTPVCIDFERWLNHDELDITKLHGEIDTEIQFASE; encoded by the coding sequence ATGCAAAAGGTACAATCAGATATTATGACTTTTAAAGGGTCGCATTATGATTTAGGCGTTGAAACCGGTAAATGGATGCAATCCACACGCCTGATGCAAAACAGAGAAAAAGAATGGAAAAAACGCCTGCCGCGTTTTGATATAGACATCAATGCAACACACGATATATTCAATCTCTATGCCCCTCAAATTTGGGAGGAATTAATGGGCATGCGCGAGTTATTAGAATTGCCGATGAGACAAATTGTATTCAACTTTGCGCATTATCGTTTCACCCCTAATAAGAAAGACAGTGGGTGTACGGTCTTCCTTGGGGATAATTATTTAGTCCGCAACTACGATTACCACCCTGCAACCTATGACGGCCGTTATCTGCTCTATGAACCCAATGACGGAGGATTAGCACAAATCGGTCCTACTTCAAGAATTACAGGCAGAATGGACGGCTTGAATTCAGCAGGCTTGGCTATGGGCTACAACTTTATGCATCGCAAACACCCGCAAGATGGATTTGTCTGCTATATGATCGGCAGATTGATTTTAGAATTATGCAAAGATACCGATGAAGCGATTCGTCTGCTCAAAGAAATTCCGCACCGCAGTTCATTTAGTTATATCGTCATGGATAAAAATAATCAGCACGCCATTATCGAAGTCACACCAAGAGGCTTAGATATCCGTTACGATCGCACATGTACCAACCACTTTAAATTGCTGACGCATGAAAACCGCAATTACACTAAAGAATCCAAAGAACGTTTAGCACGTACTTTGAAACAAACAGATATCCATATGGATAAAATGAAAGCGTTAGAACTCTTCAATGATCCAAAATATGATATCTACAGCAAGCTCTTTGGCAGCTGGTCAGGTACTATCCACACTTCTATGTATGAACCAGATCAGATGAAAGCTTGGATTGCTTTAGGTGAGAATGGAACACCTGTATGTATTGATTTTGAACGCTGGTTGAACCACGATGAATTAGATATTACAAAACTGCATGGCGAAATCGATACAGAGATTCAATTTGCCTCAGAATAA
- a CDS encoding YolD-like family protein: MKAQNTETDYRKIPRSQLDSNIPVGRGMVKWAPFATLPEQFERLHQYAVDQTKIERPILSEDQINELNQQIHIAFQEQCAIKIRYFRDGWIRTLEMVPKKIDYLNQLLIGSTLKQQHIQLSLLDIVQITLCRT; this comes from the coding sequence ATGAAAGCACAAAATACGGAAACAGATTATCGTAAAATTCCAAGAAGCCAATTAGATTCTAATATTCCAGTAGGCAGAGGCATGGTAAAATGGGCCCCTTTTGCGACCTTGCCCGAACAATTCGAACGATTGCATCAGTATGCGGTAGACCAAACTAAAATTGAACGTCCTATATTATCCGAGGATCAAATCAATGAATTGAATCAGCAGATTCATATTGCCTTTCAAGAACAATGTGCAATTAAAATACGTTATTTCAGAGACGGTTGGATCCGCACTTTAGAAATGGTACCGAAAAAAATTGATTACTTGAATCAGCTGCTCATCGGCAGTACTTTAAAACAGCAGCACATCCAGCTTTCTTTGTTGGATATCGTTCAAATTACATTATGCCGAACCTAA
- a CDS encoding lactonase family protein, with protein sequence MTKSGYIGSYTKKDGKGIYRFVLDEANEKVSEVSTAYEIEASTFITRRNQFLYAITKEGERCGVASFRVENDGTLTLLNKCLDSVEGTGCYISVSNDGGYLFEAVYGAGIIRLYELDASTGEVVRLIEELKHKYPVGPHERQDHAHVHYAQETPDGKFVAACDLGTDRIVAYKYDENGYEVAAVSEFTAGYGPRHIAFHGNGKYAYVVHELSNKVSVAKYVNGHFEVVKDYTTIPEDFEGDTKLAAVHLSHDQRFLYVSNRGHDSIAVYEVTDDGDDLIPVEIVKTGGEFPRDFNISDDDQFIVCAHQEGSSPVTVLKRDKATGRLTLTDDQQQAAEGVCVIFD encoded by the coding sequence ATGACGAAATCAGGTTATATTGGATCTTACACTAAGAAAGATGGTAAAGGAATTTATCGTTTTGTTTTAGATGAAGCAAATGAAAAAGTATCAGAAGTTTCAACAGCTTATGAGATTGAAGCATCAACATTTATTACACGCCGCAATCAATTCTTATATGCAATTACAAAAGAAGGCGAACGCTGCGGTGTTGCGAGTTTCAGAGTAGAAAACGACGGTACATTGACACTATTGAACAAATGCTTGGATTCAGTAGAAGGTACAGGATGTTATATTTCAGTATCTAATGACGGCGGCTATTTGTTTGAAGCGGTTTATGGTGCAGGGATTATTCGTTTATATGAATTAGATGCATCGACAGGTGAAGTAGTACGCTTAATCGAAGAGTTGAAACATAAGTATCCAGTCGGCCCGCATGAACGCCAAGACCACGCACATGTACACTATGCACAAGAAACACCAGATGGTAAATTTGTAGCAGCATGCGACTTAGGTACAGATAGAATCGTCGCTTACAAATATGATGAAAATGGTTACGAGGTTGCTGCTGTTTCTGAATTTACTGCAGGATACGGACCGCGTCATATTGCATTTCACGGCAACGGCAAGTATGCGTATGTAGTGCATGAACTTTCAAATAAAGTGAGTGTCGCAAAATATGTGAACGGTCATTTCGAAGTAGTTAAAGATTATACTACCATCCCTGAAGACTTTGAAGGGGATACAAAATTAGCAGCAGTACATTTATCACATGACCAACGTTTCTTATATGTTTCGAACCGCGGCCATGACAGTATCGCTGTATATGAAGTAACAGATGATGGGGATGACTTGATTCCGGTTGAGATTGTTAAAACAGGCGGAGAATTCCCAAGAGATTTCAATATTTCAGATGATGATCAATTCATCGTATGTGCACATCAAGAAGGTAGTTCTCCAGTCACAGTGCTTAAACGTGATAAAGCAACAGGCCGTTTAACATTAACAGATGATCAGCAACAAGCTGCAGAAGGTGTTTGTGTCATTTTCGACTAA
- a CDS encoding SLC13 family permease: MHQQHNSDYHIPGRLTFFSKQKKNKPYNKGQMIGLILGPLLFALILMFVHPEGLPYQGVFVLASTAWIAVWWITEAIPIPATSLMPLVLMPIGHVMDPAEVTSEYGNDIIFLFLGGFILAIAMERWNLHTRVALIIINSIGTSTGKILLGFMLATGGLSMFVSNTAAVMIMIPIGLAIISEAKALNDGERSQNNLSKFEKSLVLAIGYAGTIGGMGTLIGTPPLIILKGQYNSAFGEEISFAKWMIIGIPTVIILLFLAWIYLRFIAFKQDMKHLPGGDDLIKTKLKELGKISYEEKVVFAVFALASILWIVREFLLKQWGPTSLVEDGTIAMFVSILLFIIPTKNNTKHKRIIDWEVAKDLPWGVLILFGGGLALAKGISESGLAKWLGGQLTALNGVSPLLIVIVITMFVLFLTEVTSNTATATMILPILATLSVAIGVHPLLLMVPAAMAANCAYMMPVGTPPNAIVFGTGLISIKKMASVGFWVNLISAILIILVVYFLMPLALGIDVSQPLKPLK; this comes from the coding sequence ATGCATCAACAACATAACAGTGATTATCACATTCCAGGACGTCTGACATTCTTTTCAAAGCAGAAAAAGAATAAGCCGTATAATAAAGGCCAGATGATTGGATTGATTTTGGGACCATTATTATTTGCGTTGATTTTAATGTTTGTACATCCAGAAGGCTTGCCGTATCAAGGGGTATTCGTTTTAGCAAGTACCGCATGGATTGCAGTATGGTGGATCACAGAAGCGATTCCGATTCCGGCAACCAGTTTAATGCCGCTGGTATTAATGCCGATAGGGCATGTAATGGATCCGGCAGAAGTTACTTCTGAATACGGAAACGATATTATTTTCTTATTCCTGGGCGGATTCATTCTTGCGATTGCGATGGAACGTTGGAACTTACATACACGCGTTGCTTTAATTATTATTAATAGTATCGGTACAAGTACAGGCAAGATATTATTAGGCTTTATGCTCGCAACCGGCGGTTTATCAATGTTCGTCTCAAATACAGCGGCGGTCATGATTATGATACCTATCGGTTTAGCGATTATTTCAGAAGCTAAAGCCTTAAATGATGGGGAACGCAGTCAAAATAACTTGTCAAAATTCGAGAAATCATTGGTGCTCGCAATCGGTTATGCAGGTACTATCGGTGGTATGGGTACTTTAATCGGAACTCCGCCGCTGATTATATTAAAAGGCCAATATAATAGTGCCTTCGGCGAAGAAATCAGTTTTGCGAAGTGGATGATTATCGGTATACCGACGGTCATTATCTTATTATTCTTAGCTTGGATTTATTTAAGATTCATTGCCTTTAAACAAGATATGAAGCACCTTCCAGGCGGAGATGATTTAATCAAGACAAAATTAAAAGAGTTAGGCAAAATCAGCTATGAAGAAAAAGTAGTCTTTGCTGTCTTTGCGTTAGCCAGTATCTTATGGATTGTACGCGAATTTCTATTGAAACAATGGGGACCGACTTCGTTAGTAGAAGATGGGACAATCGCCATGTTCGTTTCTATTTTACTGTTTATTATTCCGACAAAAAATAACACAAAGCATAAACGAATCATTGATTGGGAAGTCGCCAAAGACTTGCCATGGGGCGTATTAATTCTCTTCGGAGGCGGTTTAGCGTTAGCCAAAGGCATTTCAGAAAGCGGCTTAGCAAAATGGCTGGGCGGACAATTAACTGCTTTAAACGGTGTCAGTCCATTGCTTATCGTTATCGTGATTACGATGTTCGTACTCTTCTTAACTGAAGTAACTTCAAACACAGCTACAGCAACTATGATTCTGCCTATTCTTGCGACATTATCTGTGGCAATCGGTGTACATCCGCTATTACTTATGGTACCCGCTGCGATGGCCGCAAACTGTGCTTATATGATGCCGGTCGGCACACCGCCGAATGCCATTGTCTTCGGTACAGGCTTGATTTCCATCAAGAAAATGGCAAGTGTCGGTTTCTGGGTCAACTTAATTAGTGCCATTCTAATCATCTTAGTAGTTTACTTCTTAATGCCGTTAGCATTAGGCATCGATGTCAGCCAACCACTTAAACCATTGAAATAA
- a CDS encoding glycosyl hydrolase family 28-related protein, producing the protein MIIHPTEFGLTGKHKHKDTKALQHALNLAKKHPGSIIFIPKGEFHIKRALTIYEGTTLFMHEDTVLKRQGKDALLKNGIRNGFYHHYSGNSNITIIGGTFDMNGSRIPDNNTAMCLGHAHDLVLYNIRFKDVVGGHAIDACGVDNLIITRCSFEGFLDINGDRGFSEAIQLDIQVPGAFPKFGTRDGTITRHVMISECYFGPSDTPGFTSWNRAVGSHATRHNKFYQDVFIYRNTFHQTLDFALTPFKADGLYIVDNHFLDCAGGIRFLGTKDDKHTADVQTGQRIAAQGGRDLNIINNRFEGTMTKDAINIRGYFNTQHQDVFITENHLDATHTFTLNDINGLYFNQPQVTKAQIKMHNVNHQQLLIKS; encoded by the coding sequence ATGATCATCCATCCAACTGAATTCGGACTTACAGGCAAACATAAACATAAAGACACTAAAGCACTTCAACACGCGTTGAATCTTGCCAAAAAACATCCTGGAAGCATTATCTTCATTCCTAAAGGAGAATTCCATATTAAACGCGCCTTAACTATTTATGAAGGCACTACGCTGTTTATGCATGAAGATACTGTACTTAAACGCCAAGGCAAAGATGCTTTATTGAAAAACGGTATCCGAAACGGCTTTTATCATCATTACAGCGGCAACAGCAACATTACAATCATCGGCGGTACATTCGATATGAATGGCAGCCGTATTCCTGACAACAACACTGCGATGTGCCTAGGTCATGCGCACGACCTTGTCTTATATAATATTAGATTCAAAGATGTTGTCGGCGGACATGCGATTGATGCCTGCGGTGTAGACAACTTAATTATTACCAGATGCAGTTTTGAAGGGTTCCTTGATATCAATGGAGATCGCGGCTTTTCAGAAGCTATTCAATTAGATATTCAAGTCCCAGGTGCTTTCCCTAAATTCGGAACAAGAGACGGTACCATCACGCGTCATGTTATGATATCAGAATGTTATTTCGGCCCTTCTGATACACCAGGATTTACCAGCTGGAATCGTGCTGTCGGCTCTCATGCGACACGTCATAACAAGTTCTATCAAGACGTCTTTATTTATCGCAATACTTTCCATCAAACTTTAGATTTTGCTTTAACACCTTTTAAAGCAGACGGTTTATATATCGTAGATAACCATTTCTTAGATTGCGCTGGCGGTATCCGCTTCTTAGGTACTAAAGACGATAAACATACTGCTGATGTGCAAACCGGACAACGTATTGCTGCTCAAGGCGGACGTGATTTAAATATCATCAACAACCGCTTCGAAGGCACAATGACAAAAGATGCCATTAACATTCGCGGCTATTTCAATACGCAGCATCAAGATGTTTTCATTACTGAAAATCATTTGGACGCAACACATACATTTACTTTAAATGATATAAACGGCCTTTACTTCAACCAGCCACAAGTCACAAAAGCTCAAATTAAAATGCACAATGTTAATCATCAGCAGTTACTCATTAAATCTTAA
- a CDS encoding cysteine hydrolase family protein codes for MANKALIVVDYSYDFVAPDGKLTCGEPGQAIDGFIAERMQAYDKEGDAVFVMMDLHYEDDPYHPESKLFPPHNIEGTSGRDLYGKVKEVYGDIKDHEHVHYLDKRRYDSFFGTPLDSLLRERGITEIEIVGVCTDICVLHTAISGYNKGYTITIPTKGVASFNQEGHTFALEHFKNVLGAKVE; via the coding sequence ATGGCCAATAAAGCCTTGATTGTTGTAGATTATTCATATGACTTTGTAGCACCGGACGGTAAATTAACATGCGGTGAACCAGGTCAAGCGATTGATGGATTTATCGCAGAAAGAATGCAAGCGTATGATAAAGAGGGGGACGCAGTCTTTGTCATGATGGACTTGCATTATGAAGATGACCCGTATCATCCAGAAAGTAAATTATTCCCGCCGCACAATATCGAAGGGACATCAGGAAGAGATTTATACGGTAAAGTAAAAGAAGTTTATGGGGACATTAAAGATCATGAACATGTCCATTATTTAGATAAACGCCGTTATGATTCATTCTTTGGTACACCTTTAGATAGTTTATTGCGCGAACGCGGCATCACTGAAATAGAAATTGTCGGTGTATGTACGGATATTTGTGTATTGCATACTGCAATTTCCGGTTATAATAAAGGGTATACGATTACTATTCCGACTAAAGGTGTTGCATCCTTTAATCAGGAAGGACATACTTTTGCGTTAGAACATTTTAAAAATGTCTTAGGTGCGAAGGTAGAATAA
- a CDS encoding manganese-dependent inorganic pyrophosphatase, whose product MESTYIFGHKSPDTDAINSALIMAEFERLNGNESAKAYRLGEVGAETQYALDYFKAEAPELLSDDLTGKDVILVDHNEFQQSADSIEGATILHVVDHHRIANFHTAGPLYYRAEPLGCTATILYKMFKEKDFEIKPQIAGLMLSAIISDSLLFKSPTCTEQDKKAAEALAKIADVDAQEYGLEMLKAGASTVNKSAVEIINADAKSFNMGDYTVRIGQVNTVDLNEILGRQAELEQAITETLSNAEYDIFVLVATDILNSDSTILVLGKDKDKIAKAFGVELDNNTAFLPGVVSRKKQIVPPITNELS is encoded by the coding sequence ATGGAAAGTACTTACATTTTCGGGCATAAAAGTCCAGATACAGACGCAATCAACTCAGCATTAATCATGGCTGAATTCGAAAGATTAAATGGAAACGAATCAGCAAAAGCTTACCGTTTAGGTGAAGTAGGCGCTGAAACACAATATGCTTTAGATTATTTCAAAGCAGAAGCACCAGAATTATTATCTGATGACTTAACAGGTAAAGACGTTATTTTAGTCGACCATAACGAATTCCAGCAAAGTGCTGATTCAATCGAAGGCGCAACAATTCTTCACGTAGTGGATCACCACAGAATTGCGAACTTCCACACAGCAGGTCCATTATACTATCGTGCTGAACCGCTAGGCTGCACAGCAACAATTCTTTATAAAATGTTCAAAGAAAAAGACTTTGAAATCAAACCGCAAATTGCCGGTTTAATGTTATCTGCGATTATTTCAGACAGCTTATTATTCAAATCACCGACTTGCACAGAGCAAGATAAAAAAGCTGCAGAAGCATTAGCGAAAATCGCTGATGTCGATGCACAAGAATATGGTTTGGAAATGTTGAAAGCAGGTGCTTCAACAGTAAATAAATCTGCAGTTGAAATTATCAATGCGGATGCTAAATCATTCAATATGGGCGACTATACGGTACGTATCGGCCAAGTGAACACAGTTGACTTAAACGAAATTTTAGGCCGTCAAGCTGAATTGGAACAAGCCATTACTGAAACATTAAGCAATGCGGAATACGACATTTTCGTATTAGTTGCGACAGATATCTTAAACAGCGACTCAACAATCTTAGTGCTTGGTAAAGACAAAGATAAAATTGCCAAAGCATTTGGTGTGGAATTAGATAATAACACTGCATTCTTGCCAGGTGTTGTATCTCGTAAGAAACAAATTGTTCCGCCAATTACTAACGAATTATCATAA